One Dictyostelium discoideum AX4 chromosome 3 chromosome, whole genome shotgun sequence genomic region harbors:
- the exoc2 gene encoding exocyst complex subunit 2: MSSSDDTSSDYDDYDDYELDEDDTEKEPSKWNNVRDGWQEFLEDETAFFVSQEDQSKQSGDIQIDDSNKFYDPLGILKLPPRKAASVKKELLSLESESFSPVTFLSEIHSQTNFTELSIGVKKLKEESTSKAKEIKYLVKENFEHFVKCKDTVDEVYNLISNSKMLEDMSGSFIKIINKSSTVYDPLLSNKKKADEIRKVLTLLNKYKVIFKLPGKIQENIKQNEYEKAVHNYKNAKTLITSSQKKEFQKILLDIEKIAEDFRIQLFHALADPSTKLEQLKKSIKTLMEIGNGKGDFSQIGDPCWYFLSTRYNAITLLIKQCSEDNTLPNYKIIRKLSILLLSNVPNLFKMGVYYIEGKFEDNKEYLRYKQQQQIQLQQQQQLIQQQQQLQQQQQQQQSGKTKDSKSVNVVVYYLDETFSSYRMDQEKKVKDLIELCRKRFIEEEDDEFCLYKLSEKKIKSEDKSTTTTNIKLLELSHDESPFKLQKKWADKNSSTKNHRFLFKRKNEEFTVNNSKAGNGTSIYDKEANITQIDLNASYKTHKKQNSAATSAMNEEKFKQLIINIMELYSSKVEQLFFDQNQEDFPEDSDDEEENLFDQIISTTSVNEDGNHHHGGGGGGGGGGGDTINSSDLSIHMVENVNEVIKCQEMLQGIGMPELYLSSINSLTESLILHFIRQICSEMVAEVSFLYLLEDWTINESSEDALASGNQVDGMITTRLMGEFVNTIKVNLAKLSFLSNKPMLLPSVESALCEAIESFGDCLHHLAFNNESIQSTIEDSLNQMSNDEKAENELNGIIPKIDISSPQQQQQQTQNQSQQGQVQQGENQQQQTSSYMTTEFNSSEKLLLTLSNCSTVVSKTAVQLRGFYVGLFHQPMGSYLKKVIEKLGVLERLILERYVNEKNLMIGEFITRGVLFSGSTWLVNSQPTKVSSFILTILTKMVFIHHEIMKTINSIDISFGVIQRIFEFLLISLRHNFSLVDPLFISNEGKSQFLLDILFIENVLESYGNEKTVKLSSFIRKDLLFLNPIQQQQQQQPTQSISHQHQQQSSTSRFYSTLNYGGGSGFNINATTANLDPILKRNIEKTSLLFSCFKI, translated from the exons atgtcTTCTTCAGATGATACATCATCAGattatgatgattatgatgattatgaattagatgaagatgatacaGAGAAAGAACCATCAAAATGGAATAATGTTCGAGATGGTTGGCAAGAATTTTTAGAAGATGAAACAGCATTCTTTGTTTCTCAAGAGGATCAAAGTAAACAAAGTGGTGATATTCAAATtgatgattcaaataaattttatgatCCATTaggtattttaaaattaccaccTAGAAAAGCTGCAAGTGTTAAAA aggaatTATTATCACTTGAATCAGAATCATTTAGTCCAGTTACATTTTTATCAGAGATTCATTCACAAACAAATTTTACAGAGTTATCAATTGgtgttaaaaaattaaaagaagaatcaacatcaaaagcaaaagaaattaaataccTTGTAAAAGAGAATTTCGAACATTTTGTAAAATGTAAAGATACTGTTGATGaagtttataatttaatttcaaattcaaaaatgtTAGAAGATATGAGTGGTTCGTTTATAA aaattataaataaatcatcaacaGTTTATGATCCTTTattaagtaataaaaaaaaagctgatgaaattagaaaagttttaacattattaaataaatataaggtaatttttaaattaccagGTAAAATACAAGAGAATATTAAACAAAATGAATATGAAAAAGCTGTACACAATTATAAGAATGCAAAAACCTTAATTACATCAAGTCAAAAGAAagaatttcaaaagattCTATTAGATATTGAAAAGATTGCAGAAGATTTTagaattcaattatttcatGCATTGGCTGATCCTTCAACTAAACTTgaacaattaaagaaatcaattaaaactttaatgGAAATTGGTAATGGTAAAGGTGATTTCTCTCAAATTGGTGATCCATGTTGGTACTTTTTATCAACACGTTATAATGCAAtaacattattaattaaacaatgtTCTGAAGATA atacattaccaaattataaaattattagaaaattatcaatattattattatcaaatgtaccaaatttatttaagatGGGAGTTTATTATATTGAAGGTAAATTTGAagataataaagaatatttaagatataaacaacaacaacaaattcaattacaacaacaacaacaattgatacaacaacaacaacaattacaacaacagcaacaacaacaacagtcTGGTAAAACAAAAGATTCAAAATCTGTAAATGTTgtagtttattatttagatgAAACTTTCTCAAGTTATAGAATGGATCAAGAGAAAAAagttaaagatttaattgaacttTGTAGAAAAAGATTCATTGAAGAGGAAGATGACGAGTTTTGTCTATACAAATTATCggaaaagaaaattaaatctgAAGATAAATCAACCACAActacaaatataaaattattagagTTGTCACATGATGAATCACCCTTTAAATTACAAAAGAAATGGGCTGATAAAAATAGTAGTACTAAAAATCATAGATTCCTATTCAAAAGAAAGAATGAAGAATTCACAGTAAACAATTCAAAAGCAGGTAATGGTACATCGATCTATGATAAAGAAGCAAATATCACTCAAATCGATTTGAATGCATCTTATAAAACtcataaaaaacaaaattctGCTGCAACCTCTGCAATGAATGAAGagaaatttaaacaattgaTTATAAACATTATGGAATTATATTCATCAAAAGttgaacaattatttttcGATCAAAATCAAGAAGATTTCCCTGAAGATAgcgatgatgaagaagagaaTTTATTTGATCAAATTATTAGTACAACATCAGTAAATGAAGATGGTAATCATCAtcatggtggtggtggtggtggtggtggtggcggTGGTGATACAATTAATTCATCAGATTTATCAATTCATATGGTTGAAAATGTTAATGAAGTTATTAAATGCCAAGAAATGTTACAAGGTATTGGTATGCCAGAACTttatttatcatcaattaattcattgaCAGAATCATTGATTCTTCATTTCATTAGACAAATTTGTTCTGAAATGGTTGCAGAAGTTTCATTTCTTTATCTATTAGAAGATTGGACAATTAATGAATCAAGTGAAGATGCATTAGCAAGTGGTAATCAAGTCGATGGTATGATTACAACTCGTTTAATGGGTGAATTTGTTAATACAATCAAAGTTAATTTAGCAAAACTTTCATTCCTTAGTAATAAACCAATGTTATTACCATCGGTTGAATCTGCACTTTGTGAAGCAATCGAAAGTTTTGGTGATTGTTTACATCATTTAGCTTTcaataatgaatcaattcaatcaacCATTGAAGATagtttaaatcaaatgagtaatgatgaaaaagctgaaaatgaattaaatggtATAATACcaaaaattgatatttcttcaccacaacaacaacaacaacaaactcaaAATCAAAGTCAACAAGGTCAAGTTCAACAAGGAGagaatcaacaacaacaaacatcATCATATATGACAACTGAATTTAATTCATCagagaaattattattaacacttTCAAATTGTTCAACTGTTGTATCAAAAACAGCAGTACAATTACGTGGTTTTTATGTTGGATTATTTCATCAACCAATGGGAAGTTATTTGAAAAAGGTAATTGAAAAACTTGGTGTATTGGAAAGATTGATTTTAGAACGTTATGTAaatgaaaagaatttaatgattggTGAATTCATTACTCGTGGTGTTTTATTCTCTGGAAGTACTTGGTTGGTTAATAGTCAACCAACTAAAGTTAGTTCATTCATTTTAACAATTCTAACTAAAATGGTATTCATTCATCATGAAATCATGAAAACCATCAATAGTATCGATATTTCATTTGGTGTAATTCAACGTATTTTcgaatttcttttaatttcattacgTCATAATTTCAGTTTAGTAGATCcattattcatttcaaatGAAGGCAAATCTCAATTccttttagatattttattcattGAAAATGTTTTAGAAAGCTATGGTAATGAAAAAACTGTAAAATTATCTTCTTTTATTCgtaaagatttattatttttaaatccaattcaacaacaacaacaacaacaaccaactcaatcaatttctcatcaacatcaacaacaatcatcaaCTTCAAGATTTTATTCAACTCTAAAttatggtggtggtagtggttttaatataaatgcTACAACTGCTAATTTAgatccaattttaaaaaggaaTATCGAAAAaacttctttattattttcttgttttaaaatttaa
- the mcfJ gene encoding mitochondrial substrate carrier family protein: protein MSSSHTIQETKEVHTKTNKRIQWDDLDPKRYYFYNFLLGGSIDLLMFPLDVIRTRLQVQGSQNVIQSFPQYNGTFDGFKKLIRLEGKRALYKGFLTSECGYLCSRAIYFGSYEFVKQGFLKGRSDSDSDLLFVTTISGAISEALASVIWVPFDVATQSVQIQGSLSKPKYKGGSDVFKKIYGERGIKGLYKGFGATIIRNVPYSGIWWGTYEISKSKLTQFNIRQKLGLKERSSHSLAVSAEIDKNNPSHEVENEDPIIHFISGFFAAVFATSITNPLDVAKTRLQTGVFPENEKPNFYTIIKSTIRKEGIRALWKGLVPSLLTSTPYSMISIFLYEEVKKLSLK from the exons ATGTCGTCTTCACATACAATTCAAGAAACTAAAGAAGTACATacaaaaaccaataaaagaATTCAGTGGGATGATTTAGATCCAAAAaggtattatttttataattttttattaggTGGTAGTATTGATCTACTTATGTTTCCATTAGATGTTATTAGAACTAGATTACAAGTACAA GGATCACAAAATGTAATACAATCATTTCCACAGTATAATGGAACATTTGatggatttaaaaaattaataagatTAGAAGGTAAAAGAGCTTTATATAAAGGTTTTTTAACTTCTGAATGTGGTTATCTTTGTAGTCGTGCAATTTATTTTGGTTCATATGAATTTGTGAAACAAGGATTTTTAAAAGGAAGATCTGATTCTGATTCTGATC tatTATTTGTTACAACGATTTCAGGAGCAATTTCAGAAGCATTGGCATCTGTAATTTGGGTACCATTTGATGTTGCAACACAATCAGTACAAATTCAAGGATCATTAAGTAAACCAAAATATAAAGGTGGTTCAGAtgtatttaaaaagatataTGGTGAAAGAGGAATTAAAGGATTATATAAAGGATTTGGCGCAACTATAATTAGAAATGTACCATATTCTGGTATTTGGTGGGGTACTTATGAAATATCGAAATCGAAACTTACCCAATTTAACATTAGACAAAAGTTAGGTTTAAAAGAACGTTCATCTCATTCATTAGCAGTTTCAGcggaaattgataaaaataatccatCACATGAGGTGGAGAATGAAGATCCAATCATTCATTTTATATCTGGTTTCTTTGCTGCTGTATTTGCAACCTCAATTACTAATCCATTGGATGTAGCAAAAACTCGTTTACAAACTGGTGTTTTCcctgaaaatgaaaaaccaaatttttatactattattaaaagtacAATTAGAAAAGAAGGTATTAGAGCCCTATGGAAAGGTTTAGTACCATCTTTATTAACTTCAACTCCATATTCAATGATTTCAATTTTCCTTTATGAAgaagtaaaaaaattatctttaaaataa